In Mus caroli chromosome 19, CAROLI_EIJ_v1.1, whole genome shotgun sequence, a genomic segment contains:
- the LOC110285371 gene encoding oocyte-secreted protein 3: MKAFVASGLLLLIFGMRRCSGIEPVSMECGYFTFRVIAKRALFYPDDLIDPDELVLGGSCPVTSIRPDELEFYYDIGSCGTFIEHAFDGTIVNTWLTYMPRNISIYAELQIQCVIPRISQDELDNKQSPDECDAESEIIDVGNLEVHPPPQCWFLVLKRYCIICGHFHFSDNWLIPYHGWKDESFQRLLPSLFHC; encoded by the exons ATGAAGGCCTTCGTTGCTTCAGGATTGCTGCTGCTCATATTTGGGATGCGGAGAtgttctgggatagagccag TATCCATGGAATGCGGTTACTTTACATTCCGTGTTATAGCTAAAAGGGCACTGTTTTATCCAGATGATCTCATTGACCCTGATGAATTAGTCTTAGGGGGAAGCTGCCCAGTAACTTCCATAAGACCAGATGAACTTGAGTTTTATTATGATATCGGTTCCTGTGGGACTTTCATAGAG CACGCATTTGATGGAACTATTGTTAATACCTGGCTCACCTATATGCCCAGGAATATATCTATTTATGCTGAGCTTCAGATTCAGTGTGTCATTCCCAG AATTTCGCAAGATGAACTCGATAACAAGCAATCACCTGATGAGTGCGATGCGGAAAG TGAAATTATTGATGTGGGTAACCTAGAAGTCCATCCTCCTCCTCAATGCTGGTTCCTGGTACTGAAGAGATACTGCATTATTTGTGGCCATTTCCACTTCTCAGATAACTGG TTAATACCTTATCATGGGTGGAAGGATGAGTCCTTTCAAAGACTTTTGCCATCATTATTTCACTGTTGA